From the Salana multivorans genome, the window GCGCGCGGGTCAGCGGCGAAGACCGAGGCGGTCGCGCAGGACGCGGTAGCGCTCGATGTCGATCTTCTGCATGTAGCCGATGAGGCGGCGACGCTGACCGACGAGGAGCATGAGACCACGACGGCTGTGGTGGTCGTGCTTGTGCTCCTTCAGGTGCTCGGTCAGGTCCTTGATGCGCTGGGTGAGGAGCGCGATCTGCACCTCGGGCGAACCGGTGTCGCCCTCGTGCGTCGCGTACTCGGTGATGATGGACTGCTTCACGGCGGCGTCGAGGGCCACGGTTCTCCTTCGTAGTGATTCGTTGCGCGGCGCTCCCGGGCATGTTCACCGGGGCAGACGGTCCGCGGCCGTTCGTACGGCCCGTCTACCCTAACAGACCTAGCACCTCCAGGGCCTCCGCGCAGTCGGCGTGCATCTGCGCGACCAGCTCCTCGACGCCGGAGAACCGCAGCGTCGGCCGCAGCAGCCGGACGAACTCGACGACGACCTCCTCGCCGTACAGGTCGAGGTCGTCGCGCCCGATGACGTGCGCCTCGACCTGGCGCACCTCGCCGTCGAACGTCGGGTTGGTCCCGATCGAGATCGCGGCCGGGAGCCGGGTCCCGTCGGCCCGGACGAGCCAGCCGGCGTAGACCCCGTCCGCTGGCACCGCGCCCGACGAGGCCGGGTCGAGGTTCGCCGTCGGGAAGCCGAGCTCCCGGCCGCGCGCCTCGCCGTGCACCACCGCGCCGCGCATGAAGTGCGAGCGGCCGAGCACGCCGGCGAGCGCCGTCACGTCACCGGCCTCCAGGAGGTCGCGCGCCCAGGTCGAGGACCAGCGTCGCTCGGTCCGCGGCGCCAGGATGTCGTCGAGGACGACGACGCCGAAGCCGTACCGCTCGCCGAGCTCCGCCATGAGGGAGCGATCGCCGGCGTTGTCTGCGCCGAACCGCACGTCCTCGCCGACGACGACCTCGACGGGGCGCAGGGCCTCCGCGAGGTAGCGACGCACGAACTGCTCGGGGCTCTGCGCGGCGAAGTCGTGGGTGTAGGCGACGACGAGCACGGCGTCGAGGCCGGTCGCCGCCATGAGCTCGAGCTTGTCCGCGAGCCCCGTGAGCTGGGCCGGGGCCTCCTGCGGCCGGTGCAGCAGCGCGGGGTGCGGGTCGAACGTCATGGCGACCGACGTCGCCCCCAGCGCTCGCGCCCGCTCGACCACGTGGTCGAGGAGCTCGCGGTGCCCGGCGTGGACCCCGTCGAAGTTGCCGATCGTCACGACGGTCTTCCCGAGGTCAGTCGGAACACGCCCCAGGCCCTGCCACACCTTCACCGGGACAGTCTCCCATCCCGGCGGGGTCGTCCAGGCGACCGGCATGCGACCACGGTGCGACCGGTGGTCCCGGGTGGGACTACGTTGTTACCGGCCGTCCGGTACGGAACGCGATCGACGGCGCGTCATCGCCGACACCCACGACGCCGAACAGGAGGCAGCATGGC encodes:
- the rpsO gene encoding 30S ribosomal protein S15 produces the protein MALDAAVKQSIITEYATHEGDTGSPEVQIALLTQRIKDLTEHLKEHKHDHHSRRGLMLLVGQRRRLIGYMQKIDIERYRVLRDRLGLRR
- a CDS encoding bifunctional riboflavin kinase/FAD synthetase — its product is MKVWQGLGRVPTDLGKTVVTIGNFDGVHAGHRELLDHVVERARALGATSVAMTFDPHPALLHRPQEAPAQLTGLADKLELMAATGLDAVLVVAYTHDFAAQSPEQFVRRYLAEALRPVEVVVGEDVRFGADNAGDRSLMAELGERYGFGVVVLDDILAPRTERRWSSTWARDLLEAGDVTALAGVLGRSHFMRGAVVHGEARGRELGFPTANLDPASSGAVPADGVYAGWLVRADGTRLPAAISIGTNPTFDGEVRQVEAHVIGRDDLDLYGEEVVVEFVRLLRPTLRFSGVEELVAQMHADCAEALEVLGLLG